The sequence TTTTGATTGGGAAGCCATGAAAGTTGAAACCCAACTCAATCCATTACTCTAAGTCCAAACCTATTTGAAACCGGTCGGACCGATTCGAATCTTCGCCATATGTAGTATGTATAGTAATATCACatataattttacaaaaatgtGGAAATTTTCAGTGGAATTTGATGTATAAAATGTGTTTAGCAAAAAATGTGTTTAGCAAGATTAAAAACGTGCCACATGGCTTTTCTTTAAATgtaaatttatatgattttgcTCTCTAATAAATTCCCCTTAATCACAAAGTTGTAAAATGTAATAATAGATGATATaaaaatcacaaatttttatgtattttctGTATACTCCTTATTGGGATCTTGGGCTGTGCATGATTTACGCTTTCATTTTACCCAACAACCAAAAGCTCATCTCCGCCAACCAttcatttcaattaattaaatttctttcacatataaaaaaaatcttctcGTTCGTTTTCCATGTCCTTTAACATTCGACGGAATGGCAATACATCATCTTGCGCTGTAAAATTACAAGGTAAACGATCAATGATTTGTTTCTATCCTATTTAACATGTTTTAATTTGTTCGAAATTTtttgatgaatcatgttttgtCAAAGCTCAATGTATCCAGATTTGAACAAACTTTATGACTCGTGACTTTTCAAATGTTATtagttttttgaaacaaatcaAGAAAGTTGGCATGAATGCAGGCAGCAAATAACACAAAAAACACGTTCAAAATGGCCACGAGAATCAGAGGCAATAACATGCCAGCTGCGAGGCCTCACCCCAATTCATCCAAAGCAACCTCTAATCAAGATTCAACATCATCACAAAAACAGACCCCGAACCATCTCAAGTCCACCAACGTCTCGAAGCAACAAAGCAAGAGACCGACCCCCGGAGACACTACTACTTCCCACAAGCCCACTTATGTAAGGAGAAGCACTTTCGACGACCCTTCATCTACCTCTACCACGCAAAACACTCGCGTCTCATTTTCGAGCAAATCGGCTACCACGCAGAGGAGTACCGTGCCTGCCCGAAAACAGAGTACTTCCCAGTATACTAGACCTGCGAGTGGCGTGAAAAAGAGATTCATATATGTCAAGAAGCAAGATATCGGAACAAGTACTAGTACTGCTGCAACCACAAAAGAACAGATGAGGATCCCGCCTGAGAAAGTCGAGGTTTCCGATGCACACGACGTTATACAACCCGAACAGAACCCAAAAGATCAAGAATCACCCATCAATGAAGCCAAAGAAGAGGAAACCAAGGCTGATGTTTCGGTGCAGGTAGCTAAGGAACCGATCGGTAACGAGAATACCAAAGCAGAGAATATTGATCATAAAGATGTAGATCTCAAGAATGACTCCAGACAGGATATAACTCTGGATGTCAAGACAGAAGACGTATCACAGGTGCCGGAAGAAACCTTCAACAACGTTAATCAAGAACTTCCCGAAGCGAGCAATATAAACGAAATCGACAGCAGTACTAATAAAACCCATGAAAATGTTGCGGATAATCCCACTTCAGAAGCTGAAGAGACGAACAAAGAGCCGGAAAAAACGTTGGTGTCTGATCAAAAGGAAGCAGTGGGAGCCGAAAGTGATGAAGTTCATGAGACAAAGGAGAAGCGGGAAACGGCGAATCACGTGGCGGCGAAAACACAAGTAGTTGCGAAAGCGAAGAAGGAATCCGTAGTATCCAACGATGTGATAGAGGAGACAGCAAGCAAGCTTCGGGAGCAGAGGAAAAATAAGGTGAAGGCGCTTGCTGGGGCATTTGAAACTGTCATTTCCTTACAGGAACAGAAGTGAAATTCAACTCCGGATATATGTAATAAGTGTTCTCATCCAATTGTATTTGGAATTCATTTCCTCTCTTTTTTGGTTTTCTCAATTTTAATTTCATATAAACTTGGAACGTAAATGTTGGAACATTAATATAGAACAAATTGCCACGTTAAGATTGACTTTGGAGGGAGCAATGGACttgaatttttttagtttttttaacaaaggcataattaatatatcaaattatataaaacTATCTTACGTGTTTGTGCATTAATAATGCAAAACATTGAGGAAATGTGAAAAAAAGAGAATAGTGCGTGTctgtcttttttttaaaaaaaaataaaagtaaaaatgTACGGGCTCCCTTATGTATTGTAATGCATGGGAggtttatatttaaaaaaaaaaaacaaaaacaaaaacaaaaacataacgTACACTAGATTCAAATCTGGAAATGCTTCTGTTATAAATGTAAAAGATCTTCGATTGTGGAGAGAGAAACAACATTGGTTTTATGTATTAAAATAGACATAATTGATAATATTTCATGTgtgcaaaaaattaaataaattatcatttaaACATGTGATATGGATCAAAAAGATTATCTAATTTCAATGCGCACACAATATGTTGTTTTTCTCTGAAGATTCGAGTCcgttataaatataaaatatattctaAATGACATTATTaacattaaatattatataaatatttagattAAAAAGACAAAGAACGAAAGGAAAAAaacgaaaaataaaataaaattaaaagagCGCGACTGAACGAGATGGATtctgtgtaaaaaaaatttaattaaaaagttAGCAGGACGCGTACGTTGTCTCCCACAGAAACGTCAACACGTATTGACAACACAATAGATAGCCTGAGAGAATCTTCAACACGGAATTCCATCTCAGAACTTGAAAATTCCAAAGAAAAATTGAACCAGTAGCTTATTCCAGAAGCACCGTCTCTTTTCTATACAAACC is a genomic window of Henckelia pumila isolate YLH828 unplaced genomic scaffold, ASM3356847v2 CTG_477:::fragment_3, whole genome shotgun sequence containing:
- the LOC140872905 gene encoding uncharacterized protein — its product is MATRIRGNNMPAARPHPNSSKATSNQDSTSSQKQTPNHLKSTNVSKQQSKRPTPGDTTTSHKPTYVRRSTFDDPSSTSTTQNTRVSFSSKSATTQRSTVPARKQSTSQYTRPASGVKKRFIYVKKQDIGTSTSTAATTKEQMRIPPEKVEVSDAHDVIQPEQNPKDQESPINEAKEEETKADVSVQVAKEPIGNENTKAENIDHKDVDLKNDSRQDITLDVKTEDVSQVPEETFNNVNQELPEASNINEIDSSTNKTHENVADNPTSEAEETNKEPEKTLVSDQKEAVGAESDEVHETKEKRETANHVAAKTQVVAKAKKESVVSNDVIEETASKLREQRKNKVKALAGAFETVISLQEQK